One genomic segment of Pseudomonas chlororaphis subsp. aurantiaca includes these proteins:
- a CDS encoding metallophosphoesterase — MSDLHTDHPQNWKWLDRLSREDFLDDTLIVAGDVADEIGLLRASLEQLSRRFRHVCFVPGNHDLWVIRSDLSSSFDKYRTVTQACRDAGVHTQACRVGSTLIVPLLGWYDYSFGPFNETLRSNWMDFAACQWDGHDDEAVSRVFDELNRPPDTQGVRHIVSFSHFLPRIDLMPAGVPPQYRYLYPVLGSARLERQVRRLGAQTHIYGHSHLNRRVTLEGVTYINNAFGYPSERHIANKALLCLGPL; from the coding sequence GTGTCAGATCTTCATACCGACCATCCGCAGAACTGGAAATGGCTTGATCGGTTGTCTCGCGAAGACTTCCTCGACGACACCCTGATCGTGGCGGGGGACGTCGCCGATGAAATAGGCCTGCTCAGGGCCAGCCTCGAGCAGTTGAGCAGGCGTTTCCGGCATGTGTGCTTCGTGCCGGGCAATCACGACCTGTGGGTGATTCGCTCGGACCTGAGCTCGTCGTTCGACAAGTACCGCACGGTCACCCAGGCCTGCCGCGACGCCGGGGTCCATACTCAGGCGTGTCGCGTGGGCAGTACCCTGATCGTGCCGCTGCTGGGCTGGTATGACTATTCCTTCGGCCCGTTCAACGAGACGTTGCGCAGCAACTGGATGGACTTCGCGGCCTGCCAGTGGGACGGCCATGACGACGAGGCGGTGAGCCGGGTGTTCGACGAGCTCAACCGGCCGCCCGATACCCAGGGGGTCCGGCATATCGTGTCGTTCTCCCATTTCCTGCCCAGGATCGACCTGATGCCGGCCGGCGTACCGCCCCAGTATCGCTACCTGTATCCGGTGCTGGGCTCGGCGCGCCTGGAGCGGCAAGTGCGCCGTCTGGGGGCCCAGACCCATATCTATGGGCACAGCCACCTCAATCGCCGCGTCACCCTGGAGGGGGTGACCTACATCAACAATGCATTCGGCTATCCATCGGAGCGGCATATCGCCAACAAGGCCTTGTTATGCCTGGGGCCGCTGTGA
- a CDS encoding 4'-phosphopantetheinyl transferase family protein has product MPGDIHVWSVRDEEIGDEGLLALYRSWLSVEETERMGRFMFARHRHQYLVTRALLRSTLSLYAPWVAPQQWVFASNAWGKPAVVAPAVPMAFNLSHTEGLVVLALTLESSVGIDVESRHRAVDLELAERFFSPHEVRHLSGLAEAERASAFITFWTLKEAYIKACGQGLSIPLDSFSFSLAVPGQIGFSCQNLDPLSAGRWRFWQGESGAFVLSLGCSPVQTEPAMAVRFYETVPGRGHTPGAAVMCRTSSG; this is encoded by the coding sequence GTGCCCGGGGACATCCATGTCTGGAGCGTCCGGGACGAAGAGATTGGCGACGAGGGGCTGCTGGCGCTGTATCGCTCCTGGCTGAGTGTCGAGGAAACCGAGCGCATGGGCCGCTTCATGTTTGCCCGCCATCGCCATCAGTACCTGGTCACCCGGGCGCTGCTGCGTTCGACCTTGTCGCTGTATGCGCCGTGGGTGGCGCCGCAGCAGTGGGTGTTCGCCAGTAACGCCTGGGGTAAGCCGGCCGTTGTCGCGCCGGCTGTACCGATGGCCTTCAACCTGTCCCATACCGAGGGCCTGGTGGTGCTGGCGCTGACCTTGGAAAGCAGCGTCGGTATCGATGTGGAGTCCCGGCATCGGGCGGTCGACCTGGAACTGGCCGAACGTTTTTTTTCCCCCCACGAGGTGCGACACCTGTCCGGCCTGGCGGAGGCTGAACGAGCGTCGGCCTTTATAACGTTCTGGACCTTGAAGGAAGCCTATATCAAGGCCTGCGGCCAGGGCCTGTCGATCCCCCTGGACAGTTTTTCCTTTTCCTTGGCAGTACCGGGACAGATCGGGTTTTCCTGCCAGAACCTGGACCCGCTGAGCGCCGGGCGCTGGCGTTTCTGGCAAGGGGAAAGCGGGGCGTTCGTCCTGTCCCTGGGCTGCTCACCCGTGCAAACGGAACCCGCGATGGCGGTGAGGTTTTACGAGACGGTGCCTGGACGTGGGCATACGCCTGGGGCGGCCGTCATGTGCCGGACATCCAGTGGCTGA
- a CDS encoding MarR family winged helix-turn-helix transcriptional regulator, which translates to MKRHDSTSGDASRLRGQIMAVVRRLRRETRGGSIPLAQLALLGAIDRFAGEATPSALAATEQMRSPNLASQLRALEGMGLIQRTPDAQDRRKVRVSLTEDGREALHRNRIGRDEWLAATMLACLTPQEQQLLADAGMLLERIAKFENPSTHDKLEQP; encoded by the coding sequence ATGAAAAGACATGACAGTACATCAGGCGATGCCTCCCGCCTGCGCGGCCAGATCATGGCGGTCGTTCGCCGTTTGCGCCGAGAAACGCGAGGCGGCTCGATTCCACTCGCTCAACTTGCCTTGCTTGGCGCCATCGATCGCTTTGCTGGAGAAGCGACGCCCTCTGCGCTTGCGGCGACAGAGCAGATGCGCTCGCCCAATCTCGCCTCACAGCTGCGTGCGCTGGAGGGCATGGGCCTGATTCAGCGCACTCCCGACGCCCAGGATCGTCGCAAGGTACGGGTCAGCCTGACCGAGGATGGGCGTGAGGCATTGCATCGAAACCGAATCGGTCGCGACGAATGGCTCGCGGCGACGATGCTGGCTTGCCTGACTCCTCAGGAACAGCAACTGCTGGCAGACGCTGGAATGCTGCTTGAGCGCATCGCCAAATTTGAAAACCCATCTACCCACGACAAACTGGAGCAACCATGA
- a CDS encoding isochorismatase family cysteine hydrolase, whose product MNTAFIGLDYIIDIMHPDGKIARSAAHAAQRDIIRKANRALAIAESNGWLKLLVKVGFAPNYLDQPKSSPMFGRAAQFGALKLGERGTDFHPELKVTADDLVIVKPRVSAFYATPLEAVLRANKIERLIVAGVSSSWAVQATVRDAHDRDYQVLIAEDACAAGDESEHQDSMKLMSAIARIITVDDMESL is encoded by the coding sequence ATGAACACAGCATTCATTGGCCTTGATTACATTATCGATATCATGCATCCAGATGGGAAAATCGCTCGGTCGGCCGCGCACGCAGCCCAGCGCGACATCATCAGGAAGGCAAACCGGGCGCTTGCCATTGCCGAGTCCAACGGATGGCTAAAGCTGCTGGTCAAGGTTGGATTCGCTCCGAACTATCTCGACCAGCCCAAATCCTCTCCGATGTTCGGGCGAGCTGCCCAGTTCGGTGCATTGAAGCTTGGTGAGCGAGGCACCGATTTCCACCCGGAACTCAAAGTAACCGCTGACGACCTGGTGATAGTAAAACCCCGCGTCAGTGCCTTTTATGCAACGCCGCTTGAGGCCGTCCTGCGCGCCAATAAGATCGAGCGACTCATCGTGGCGGGCGTCAGCAGTTCATGGGCGGTGCAGGCGACGGTCCGTGATGCGCATGATCGGGACTATCAGGTGTTGATCGCGGAAGACGCGTGCGCTGCCGGCGATGAAAGTGAACACCAGGACTCGATGAAACTGATGTCGGCCATCGCACGCATCATTACGGTCGACGACATGGAAAGCCTCTGA
- a CDS encoding FUSC family protein — MRADAPLNARLAGEIKGRALVRAVIVLAPFGLACAITANPLWLKVSLLAIATMIPEERLALTPQGVLLHGLTVIAGIYLLLFAQQVPALFVMACMLLAAGTIWIAAAGTKLRALGSWTFIPVLILANELGSPAEPHLDEALRFLPYLLIPLIPTFAVAVFKSRRARGNISGMRWFSRLGDFGPATSYGETMAAMVVGVGLAAALVEYNTMHHGQWMIWGAASVIAGTVDSARAKLRSRAIGVVAGVPLGIALGTFVIPHSGISVTVATLATFLTLVAFERYVVAYFFRCTLVALSIVLANQSVADALERLTHVLLGGAIGMASVIVFHIIAGNMQARTPQ; from the coding sequence ATGCGTGCCGATGCTCCCTTGAATGCCCGCCTTGCGGGGGAAATCAAGGGCAGGGCGCTCGTCAGAGCAGTGATTGTGCTGGCCCCCTTCGGACTGGCCTGCGCAATCACCGCCAATCCGTTGTGGCTGAAGGTTTCGCTCCTCGCGATTGCAACGATGATCCCTGAGGAGCGGCTCGCGCTCACTCCCCAGGGCGTGTTGCTTCATGGTCTGACCGTAATCGCGGGTATCTACTTGCTGCTGTTCGCGCAACAGGTTCCTGCGCTTTTCGTCATGGCGTGCATGCTGTTGGCCGCGGGCACCATCTGGATCGCCGCAGCGGGCACAAAGCTCAGGGCGTTGGGGAGTTGGACCTTCATACCGGTGCTCATTTTAGCCAATGAGCTTGGTTCTCCCGCGGAACCGCATCTGGATGAGGCCTTGAGGTTTCTTCCCTATCTGCTCATTCCGCTGATTCCCACTTTTGCGGTCGCTGTGTTCAAGTCCCGGAGGGCGCGGGGCAATATCAGCGGCATGCGGTGGTTTTCGAGGCTGGGAGACTTCGGACCGGCGACGTCCTATGGCGAAACGATGGCGGCCATGGTTGTCGGCGTGGGGCTCGCGGCTGCGTTAGTTGAATACAATACGATGCATCACGGACAGTGGATGATCTGGGGAGCCGCCAGCGTTATTGCCGGCACGGTGGATTCGGCTCGGGCAAAACTGCGCAGCCGGGCTATCGGTGTCGTGGCCGGTGTGCCCTTGGGCATTGCGCTCGGGACGTTCGTTATCCCGCATTCGGGTATAAGCGTGACCGTCGCCACGCTGGCAACCTTTCTAACGCTGGTGGCCTTTGAAAGGTATGTCGTTGCCTATTTTTTTCGCTGCACCCTCGTCGCTCTTTCAATCGTTCTGGCGAACCAGTCGGTGGCTGATGCGCTCGAGCGTCTCACGCATGTATTGCTGGGTGGAGCGATCGGCATGGCATCGGTCATTGTGTTCCATATAATTGCCGGGAATATGCAGGCTAGAACGCCCCAGTAA
- a CDS encoding LysR family transcriptional regulator, giving the protein MSTVKHFLQHNPDLIGLLAFVRVAELGSFVAASQTLGLSKAAISKRLAALEAHLGARLLHRTTRRLSLTEAGLIYLEHAQKVCREALVAEDAVSEIHSRPRGTIRASVPLSFGLLHIAPWLASFLECYPQITVDLHFDDMIHDLIMEGLDVAIRIGDLRDSSLIARCIATSRVVLCAAPAYLEKRGRPQRPEDLHEHDCLLYSLVAWGQTWELRRGEEKFRMALVSRLQANSSLALKDATLHGAGVLRIPEFAVKQELQRGQLGRVLPDWEMNDLKIHAVMPERRYIPKKIRVFVDFLQQCWLREEEVLGEQCQMRDTESYSLLQQAHI; this is encoded by the coding sequence ATGTCAACAGTCAAGCACTTTCTACAACATAATCCTGATTTGATCGGGTTACTTGCTTTCGTCCGTGTCGCCGAACTAGGCAGTTTTGTCGCTGCCAGCCAAACCCTGGGCCTATCCAAAGCAGCGATCAGTAAGCGATTGGCGGCTCTTGAAGCTCATTTAGGCGCCCGGCTATTGCATCGCACTACCCGTAGACTAAGTCTTACCGAAGCAGGCCTAATCTACCTGGAGCATGCGCAAAAAGTCTGCCGAGAAGCGCTAGTGGCGGAGGATGCCGTCAGCGAAATCCATTCCCGACCCCGTGGCACGATTCGCGCTAGCGTCCCGCTGAGTTTTGGTCTTTTGCATATAGCACCCTGGTTAGCCTCCTTTCTTGAGTGCTACCCGCAGATAACGGTTGATTTACACTTCGATGACATGATTCACGATCTGATCATGGAAGGCCTTGATGTAGCGATACGCATTGGCGACCTTCGCGATTCAAGCCTGATCGCTCGTTGCATAGCCACCAGCCGAGTAGTGCTCTGTGCCGCGCCAGCGTATCTGGAAAAGCGTGGTCGCCCGCAACGACCGGAAGACCTTCATGAGCATGATTGTCTGCTGTACAGCTTGGTTGCGTGGGGGCAGACGTGGGAGTTGAGGCGGGGCGAGGAAAAGTTTCGCATGGCCTTGGTCTCTCGCTTACAGGCGAACTCCAGCCTGGCGTTAAAAGACGCCACTCTGCACGGCGCTGGCGTGCTACGTATTCCGGAATTTGCGGTTAAACAAGAGTTACAGCGGGGACAGCTTGGGCGCGTATTACCGGACTGGGAAATGAACGATCTCAAAATTCATGCGGTGATGCCAGAACGAAGGTATATACCGAAAAAGATCCGAGTATTTGTGGATTTCCTGCAGCAGTGCTGGTTGCGTGAAGAGGAGGTATTGGGAGAACAATGCCAGATGCGAGATACAGAAAGCTACTCGCTACTGCAACAAGCCCATATATAA
- a CDS encoding alpha/beta fold hydrolase: protein MQERKKLVILPGWSNDGDRLWQYQIQHLAEQYDIETIVVSNQSNASDMADEVLRRAPETFILLGHSLGGFIAQHVAIKAPERVERLILVGTFPGNVPDEQRTFFKQGMLEPLREGAIPEDYWQTLNPSCVDPERAEDGVLLAQMAAGQNLSCESLINQTNVLISAQDISEKLPAADMPTLIIYGAQDQLFSKTMQELMLDKLPNATLEVVEDCGHMPSIERPMTVTKLLVSWLASDKNTFR from the coding sequence ATGCAAGAACGGAAAAAGCTAGTGATTCTCCCAGGCTGGAGCAACGATGGCGATCGCCTGTGGCAATATCAAATCCAGCATCTTGCTGAGCAATATGATATCGAAACCATTGTTGTCTCTAATCAGAGCAATGCTAGTGACATGGCGGACGAAGTATTGCGGCGGGCGCCAGAAACCTTCATTTTGCTGGGGCATTCGTTAGGAGGCTTTATTGCACAGCATGTGGCCATTAAAGCGCCGGAGCGTGTGGAGCGCTTAATTCTTGTAGGAACTTTTCCAGGCAATGTACCTGATGAGCAACGGACATTCTTCAAGCAAGGCATGCTTGAGCCTTTGCGTGAAGGCGCTATCCCCGAAGATTACTGGCAAACACTCAATCCATCCTGTGTAGACCCAGAGAGGGCCGAAGATGGTGTTTTATTAGCCCAGATGGCTGCGGGGCAGAATCTCTCTTGCGAGAGTCTGATTAATCAAACTAATGTCTTGATCAGCGCGCAGGATATCTCAGAAAAGCTACCAGCAGCGGATATGCCTACGCTGATTATTTATGGTGCTCAAGATCAGTTATTTTCGAAGACCATGCAAGAGCTGATGCTCGATAAATTACCAAACGCCACCTTGGAAGTTGTTGAAGATTGTGGGCATATGCCATCGATTGAACGACCAATGACTGTCACTAAACTATTGGTATCATGGCTCGCATCTGATAAAAATACCTTTCGCTGA
- a CDS encoding RidA family protein, which translates to MKLKKSASVIQHIDMGIFMKYSSLLARAMLSFCAVHLSYAQAASVDTPAPFKKENIYGVWSKNIFADASIVQGAYKTIYIAGMAAEDSITGKIAHLGDFSAQCKMSYDKIRKVLQAQGGDMGDIVNMTSYVTDARNIKTYLECQKESLGTAPLPPNTFVNISQLSWPGMMVEVQVTAVIPLKNTDQ; encoded by the coding sequence TTGAAGCTTAAAAAAAGCGCCAGTGTAATTCAACATATAGATATGGGGATTTTTATGAAGTATTCAAGTCTATTGGCCAGGGCAATGCTTTCTTTCTGCGCAGTACATCTGTCTTATGCGCAGGCGGCATCCGTTGATACCCCGGCGCCATTTAAGAAAGAGAATATTTACGGCGTGTGGAGCAAAAATATTTTTGCAGACGCTTCAATTGTTCAGGGCGCCTATAAAACCATTTATATTGCCGGCATGGCGGCGGAAGACTCAATTACTGGGAAAATTGCTCATCTTGGTGATTTCTCTGCTCAATGCAAGATGTCCTACGACAAAATACGTAAAGTGTTACAAGCTCAAGGTGGCGATATGGGCGATATCGTTAATATGACCTCCTATGTAACCGATGCTCGCAACATCAAAACGTATCTGGAGTGCCAAAAAGAAAGTCTTGGTACGGCACCGCTACCTCCTAATACCTTTGTTAATATCAGCCAACTTTCATGGCCAGGCATGATGGTCGAGGTGCAAGTGACTGCCGTTATTCCTTTGAAAAACACTGACCAGTAG
- a CDS encoding IS3 family transposase (programmed frameshift): MTNSNDKSGELLGQERRRRWSPEQKLAMVRESLEPGQSVSVVARRNGINANQLFLWRKLYQDGSLSAVSAGEAVVPASELSDALKQIRELQRMLGKKTMEAEILKEAVEIARSRKLDCALTLVAGGRPVKLVSECLGVARSQLTVRIKQSVSPKVRRSRPVDDAALVVEIQQQVSELPSYGYRRVWGLLRRARETQSLPAINVKRVYRVMRDHNLLLERRLKQPGVPRRHEGRIAVKTSDTRWCSDGFEFRCEDGAKLSVTFALDCCDREAIGWVASPTGYSGDDIRDLMLESVEKRFGDQLPVTPVQWLSDNGSAYTAEQTRLFARQIGLQPVTTPVRSPQSNGMAESFVKTIKRDYVAHMPKPDRETALRNLAIAFEHYNEQHPHSALNYRSPREFRRLAPASI; the protein is encoded by the exons ATGACTAACAGCAACGATAAGAGTGGGGAGCTTTTGGGCCAGGAGCGGCGGCGCCGCTGGAGCCCAGAGCAAAAGCTGGCCATGGTTCGCGAGAGCCTTGAGCCAGGACAAAGTGTGTCGGTCGTCGCTCGGCGCAACGGCATCAATGCCAATCAGCTGTTCTTGTGGCGCAAGCTGTATCAGGACGGCAGCCTGTCGGCGGTCAGTGCTGGCGAAGCCGTGGTGCCTGCCTCCGAGCTGAGCGATGCGCTCAAGCAGATCCGTGAACTGCAACGGATGCTGGGCAAGAAAACGATGGAAGCCGAAATCCTCAAAGAGGCCGTGGAGATCGCCCGGTCGCGAAAAT TGGATTGCGCACTCACCCTTGTTGCCGGGGGACGACCAGTGAAGCTGGTCAGCGAATGTCTCGGTGTGGCGCGCTCGCAATTAACGGTTCGAATCAAGCAATCGGTATCGCCCAAAGTACGGCGAAGTAGGCCTGTGGACGATGCTGCGCTGGTGGTCGAAATCCAGCAACAGGTCAGCGAGCTTCCCAGCTATGGCTACCGTCGTGTCTGGGGATTGCTGCGTCGCGCCCGTGAAACCCAGTCGCTGCCGGCGATCAACGTGAAACGAGTTTACCGGGTCATGCGTGATCACAACTTGCTGTTGGAACGTCGACTCAAACAGCCCGGCGTGCCGCGTCGGCACGAAGGCCGTATTGCGGTGAAAACCAGCGATACGCGTTGGTGCTCGGACGGCTTTGAGTTCCGCTGCGAGGACGGGGCCAAACTGAGCGTGACCTTCGCCCTGGACTGCTGTGATCGCGAGGCCATCGGCTGGGTCGCGAGCCCGACCGGGTACAGCGGCGATGATATCCGCGACTTGATGCTGGAAAGCGTGGAGAAGCGCTTTGGTGATCAACTGCCCGTCACGCCGGTGCAATGGCTAAGCGACAACGGCTCGGCGTACACCGCCGAACAGACACGCCTGTTTGCTCGACAGATCGGCTTGCAGCCGGTGACCACCCCGGTGCGCAGCCCGCAGAGCAACGGCATGGCCGAGAGCTTCGTGAAGACGATCAAGCGTGACTACGTGGCGCACATGCCCAAGCCGGATCGAGAAACGGCGTTGCGTAACTTGGCAATTGCCTTCGAGCATTACAACGAGCAGCATCCGCACAGCGCCTTGAATTACCGTTCACCGAGGGAGTTCAGGCGCTTGGCGCCAGCATCAATTTAA
- a CDS encoding LysR substrate-binding domain-containing protein produces the protein MNLHHLLIFHTITKTGSITACAKALHISQPALSRELRKLEERFGLTLFERQPRGMRLTHPGEVLAEYADRLFDIARTADLAMKELASAKIGHLSIAASNTIGTYMLPRVLARFRRNNPGVKVSLFVGNTEQVSQAVADMRYSLGFIEGPLHINGLTATHFREDDLLPVVAAWHRLADATAIKPRDLNDEPLLMREVGSGTRELIAEVLEDLDVRQGSIMEFGNTEAIKQAAIHGGGIAWLPAISIADELANDVLIPLPCAQLTLRRTLSIVRRVAVPDGPAERELLSLLEQ, from the coding sequence ATGAACCTTCATCATCTCTTAATCTTTCACACGATTACCAAAACCGGCAGCATTACTGCCTGCGCAAAGGCGTTGCACATCTCGCAACCGGCTTTGTCTCGCGAATTGCGCAAACTGGAGGAGCGCTTCGGTCTGACGCTCTTTGAGCGACAACCGCGTGGCATGCGTTTGACCCACCCCGGCGAAGTGCTTGCCGAATATGCCGATCGTCTCTTTGATATTGCCAGAACAGCTGACCTGGCGATGAAGGAACTGGCAAGCGCCAAGATTGGACACTTATCCATAGCAGCAAGCAACACCATCGGTACCTATATGTTGCCGCGCGTTCTTGCACGTTTTCGCCGTAACAATCCAGGTGTGAAGGTAAGTCTTTTCGTGGGTAACACTGAACAGGTTTCTCAGGCCGTTGCGGACATGCGCTACTCGCTGGGTTTCATTGAAGGTCCTTTGCATATAAACGGTTTGACCGCGACCCATTTTCGCGAGGACGATTTGTTGCCGGTAGTGGCCGCGTGGCACCGGTTGGCCGATGCTACCGCCATCAAACCCCGGGATCTCAATGACGAGCCATTACTGATGCGCGAGGTGGGATCGGGTACGCGCGAATTGATTGCAGAAGTACTCGAAGATCTGGACGTGCGGCAAGGATCGATCATGGAGTTTGGCAACACCGAGGCCATCAAGCAGGCTGCCATTCATGGCGGCGGCATTGCCTGGCTGCCCGCCATCAGTATCGCGGATGAATTGGCCAACGACGTACTCATCCCTTTACCCTGCGCGCAGCTCACGCTTCGCCGGACGTTGAGCATTGTGCGTCGCGTGGCCGTGCCTGATGGGCCGGCCGAGCGCGAATTGCTTTCTTTGCTCGAGCAGTAA
- a CDS encoding HvfX family Cu-binding RiPP maturation protein, translating into MAKLIALLNRGLEKSKKLDFVALLSIRLYLLPTLYEGAHAKVTGFSGLVEWFSTPVAQGGLGMPLPTLMATLATGTEVAGLICIALGLFTRIVTIPLAILMTVAGLSVHWAHGWAAIAGKTTEASMRLSGLMTWLQHSFPGRFNYVTELGDPIILNNGIEFTVTYAVMIMVLFFYGAGRYVSADHWLAKVFPRWPK; encoded by the coding sequence ATGGCTAAACTGATCGCACTTCTCAATCGCGGCCTCGAAAAGTCCAAAAAGCTGGATTTCGTAGCGCTACTTTCCATCCGTCTGTATCTGCTGCCCACCCTCTACGAGGGTGCCCACGCCAAAGTCACCGGCTTCAGTGGCCTGGTCGAGTGGTTCTCCACCCCAGTGGCCCAAGGCGGCCTAGGCATGCCCTTGCCCACGCTGATGGCAACCCTTGCTACGGGTACCGAAGTAGCAGGGCTCATTTGCATCGCTTTAGGCCTGTTCACCCGTATCGTCACCATTCCATTGGCGATCTTGATGACCGTCGCCGGCTTGTCCGTGCATTGGGCGCACGGCTGGGCCGCGATCGCCGGAAAAACCACGGAGGCAAGCATGCGCCTCAGTGGTCTCATGACCTGGCTGCAGCACTCCTTCCCGGGCCGCTTCAACTATGTGACGGAACTGGGGGATCCAATCATCCTCAACAACGGTATCGAGTTCACGGTGACCTATGCGGTCATGATCATGGTGCTGTTCTTCTATGGCGCAGGTCGCTATGTCAGCGCCGACCATTGGCTGGCCAAGGTCTTCCCGCGCTGGCCAAAATGA
- a CDS encoding putative DNA-binding domain-containing protein gives MNFCIAPDVASEAERRCQAVRRGDLGPYGELVRANAQELLTTMFPRFAQHRGAEHLRQDIDAFYKCFGATRAEFIHLATEFVRFMQPRLPAGIGCPLIEYEWMLFDVEVDKTPVPRPHGGGARRPTHLRLNPTVRWLATPFDLHADDRLAEQALLHHDAPCAYAVFRTFDHRVVTQRLSNHDIAELSTFAGGERLVSPTESAHWFTHALGHELITSPHE, from the coding sequence ATGAATTTTTGCATCGCCCCGGATGTCGCCAGCGAAGCTGAGCGCCGGTGCCAGGCTGTGCGTCGCGGTGATCTCGGCCCGTATGGCGAGTTGGTCCGTGCGAACGCGCAAGAGCTACTCACCACGATGTTCCCACGGTTTGCCCAACATCGCGGTGCCGAGCACCTGCGCCAGGATATCGACGCATTCTATAAATGCTTTGGCGCAACGCGGGCCGAATTCATTCACCTCGCGACCGAATTTGTCCGCTTCATGCAGCCGCGCCTGCCAGCGGGTATCGGGTGCCCCCTTATCGAGTACGAATGGATGTTGTTTGACGTCGAGGTCGATAAGACCCCAGTTCCCCGTCCCCATGGAGGGGGGGCTCGTCGCCCGACCCACCTTCGCCTCAACCCCACCGTGCGATGGCTGGCCACTCCGTTTGACCTGCACGCGGACGACCGACTTGCGGAGCAAGCGCTGCTACACCACGACGCGCCTTGTGCCTATGCCGTCTTTCGCACATTCGACCATAGGGTCGTGACGCAACGGCTTTCAAATCACGACATCGCAGAACTGTCCACCTTCGCGGGTGGTGAGCGGCTCGTATCTCCAACAGAGTCAGCACACTGGTTCACGCACGCGCTTGGGCACGAACTCATTACTTCACCTCACGAATAG
- a CDS encoding DUF692 domain-containing protein, which translates to MIIQGRGLGLRREFALPLANGPVRTDFDFLEVVPDNWMGLGGESKEHFDAIAGKYPMVAHSLSLSIGDAQPLDMDYLRALKIFLDSYDIAIYSDHVSMSRDSRGYLYELIPVHRTQASLQLMVDKVKAVQDYLSRRIALENISYYYDEEGQMAETEFIARLVDASGCGLLLDVNNAYVNARNHGSDPRAFIDALPTDAVTYFHVAGHLDNGPQGRVLDTHGTDVSAAVLDLGAYAVHRFGERPIVLERDNNIPSLDELCEELRGIHQAMIGSTGNLQ; encoded by the coding sequence ATGATCATCCAAGGACGAGGACTTGGGCTGCGGCGTGAGTTTGCCTTGCCTCTCGCCAACGGTCCGGTTCGGACTGACTTCGACTTTTTAGAAGTCGTACCGGACAACTGGATGGGGTTGGGCGGAGAGAGCAAGGAACACTTCGACGCGATCGCGGGCAAGTATCCGATGGTGGCCCACAGCTTGAGCCTGTCCATCGGCGACGCACAACCACTGGATATGGACTATTTGAGGGCGCTGAAGATCTTCTTAGACAGCTACGACATTGCGATCTATAGCGATCACGTAAGCATGTCGCGCGATAGCCGCGGCTACCTGTACGAGCTGATTCCTGTGCATCGCACGCAGGCGAGCCTGCAGCTAATGGTCGACAAGGTCAAGGCGGTGCAGGACTACCTGTCCCGGCGTATCGCATTGGAGAACATCTCCTACTACTACGATGAGGAGGGGCAGATGGCCGAAACCGAATTCATCGCTCGGCTGGTCGACGCCTCGGGCTGCGGGCTGCTATTGGATGTCAATAATGCGTATGTGAACGCGCGCAACCACGGATCCGATCCGCGCGCATTCATAGACGCATTGCCGACGGACGCGGTGACCTACTTTCACGTGGCCGGTCATCTCGATAATGGACCTCAAGGGCGGGTCTTGGACACCCATGGAACCGATGTTTCGGCTGCCGTGCTGGACCTGGGTGCCTATGCGGTTCATCGATTCGGCGAGCGGCCCATTGTGCTGGAGCGCGACAACAATATACCCAGCCTCGACGAGCTATGTGAGGAGCTGCGCGGCATCCACCAGGCCATGATCGGCTCGACGGGGAATCTGCAATGA